Within Lagopus muta isolate bLagMut1 chromosome 1, bLagMut1 primary, whole genome shotgun sequence, the genomic segment TAACCGGCTTTACAGGCTGAGATTATTTGCTTTTAGCCTTATGACTCTCAGTCTTCTTGGGCAGCAGCACGGCCTGGATGTTGGGCAGCACCCCACCCTGCGCGATGGTGACCTTGCCCAGCAGCTTGTTGAGCTCCTCGTCGTTGCGGATGGCCAGCTGCAGGTGGCGGGGGATGATGCGCGTCTTCTTGTTGTCGCGGGCCGCGTTGCCCGCCAGCTC encodes:
- the LOC125690176 gene encoding histone H2A.J; amino-acid sequence: MSGRGKQGGKVRAKAKSRSSRAGLQFPVGRVHRLLRKGNYAERVGAGAPVYMAAVLEYLTAEILELAGNAARDNKKTRIIPRHLQLAIRNDEELNKLLGKVTIAQGGVLPNIQAVLLPKKTESHKAKSK